In Thermodesulfovibrionales bacterium, the genomic stretch TTCAATCACGGAGTGGGGGTTACCCTCAATAATCGACCTGTCCATGAACGCACCCGGGTCACCTTCGTCCGCATTGCAGACGATATACTTCACGTCGCCTGCCGCTTTTCTACAGGCATCCCACTTGACTCCCGTCGGGAAGCCGGCGCCGCCCCTCCCCCTTATTCCCGAGGCCTTAATCTCTTCAATCACCTTCTCCGGGCTCATTTCAGACAGAATCCTCTTTATCGCGCTGTAGCCTCCGGCATTAATGTAGGCCTGGATATCTTCGGGGTCTATGGTCCCGCAATCCTTGAGAAGGATCTTCAACTGTTTCTCATGGAAGGCGTAATAGCTGTCGTCGATGAGCCATTCTGTAACAGGCTGGCCCTTGATCAGGTGCTCTTCAACGATCCTCTTTGCGATGTCGGGTTTTATCCCCTGATAGGTCACGCTCTTGTCGCCGTCAACCACGTCAACGAGAACATCCCTCGCGCAGAAACCCCTGCACCCAACCTTCTGATAGTGGCAGGTGAAATCAAGTTCTATATCAACGCAGAAATCGCTGATCGCCTTCTTGAAGGCCTCGATGACCTCCTTGCCTCCGGCAGCGAGACCGCCGGTCCCGATGCAGACCCTGACGACTACCTTTTTCCGGGTCTCTTCAGTTTGCTGCACCTGACCCCTCCTTCTTCAGCTGCTTTATAATCTTCGACGTACCATCCGCGGTCATCTCAGCATAGGCCCTGTTATTGATGAGAACCACCGGGGCGATGCTGCACGCACCGACGCACCTCACAATCTCGAAGGTAAATTTGCCGTCTTCCGTTGTCTCTCCTTCCGAAGCCAGTCCGAGGTCGCGCTGAACGCGCTCGGCAATCTTGCTTCCCCCTTTCACGTGGCAGGCCGTACCGCAGCAGATGGAGATGACGTGCTTTCCCCGTGGCTTGAGATGGAACTGGGAGTAGAAGGTAACGACACCGTAGAAATGGCTCGGGGCGATATCAAGTTCTTCAGAAAAATAATCGACCGCCTCCTTGGGGATGTAGCCCAATACCTCCTGCGTGTCCTGAAGGAGGGATATGATATTGCCTTTGTTCTCCCGGTGTTTTCTTACGATTTCTTCGAGCGCGCTTTTCATAACTGAACCTTATGGATTCACCATTATAGTTTATTGTTTCTCTTCTCGCAACCCATTTGGAACGCGGAGCGGGACTGATAAGCGAAATATCTGGCCGGCGCAGAACTCCCGCGCCGGGGCTTTCCCGGCAGCAGGTGGTCTCCGTATTCTCCGCCGTTCCGAGTTTCAGAACAGCCGGCGCTTTAATCTAACACAGAAAAATATCCCGAATCAACGAGCAGGATCAAAGCCTGGACCAAAGCGGATTGTCCTGTCGTCTTGTTCGAGGGGGGCATTTTTTTTCTTCAAATGATAAGATAGGAACTTAAGAACAGATGCGAGGTGCGGCATGAGTGAAGACGTCCCCCCTGTCACGCCGGCGGTAAGCGTCTTGCAGGCAGCCGGGGTTCACTATACAGACCATCCCTACGTCTATGAAGAAAGATGGGGCACGGCCGCCTGTGCGAGGGAACTCAATATAGATGAGCACTCGGTGGTGAAGACGATCGTTCTTGAGGCAGACGGAGCTCCCCTGATCGTTCTCATGCACGGCGATATGAGGGCATCGGTAAAGGAACTCGCCCGGATCATTGGAGCGAAGAGCATTACACCGTGTACACCTGAGGCTGCTGAACAGTTTACCGGTTATCAGGTGGGAGGCACCTCTCCCTTCGGTATGCGCATGGAAATGCCCGTATATATGGAAGAGACGA encodes the following:
- a CDS encoding NAD(P)H-dependent oxidoreductase subunit E encodes the protein MKSALEEIVRKHRENKGNIISLLQDTQEVLGYIPKEAVDYFSEELDIAPSHFYGVVTFYSQFHLKPRGKHVISICCGTACHVKGGSKIAERVQRDLGLASEGETTEDGKFTFEIVRCVGACSIAPVVLINNRAYAEMTADGTSKIIKQLKKEGSGAAN
- a CDS encoding YbaK/EbsC family protein produces the protein MSEDVPPVTPAVSVLQAAGVHYTDHPYVYEERWGTAACARELNIDEHSVVKTIVLEADGAPLIVLMHGDMRASVKELARIIGAKSITPCTPEAAEQFTGYQVGGTSPFGMRMEMPVYMEETILNLRKIYINGGKRGYLVGMDPYDAIRILNPTLVRVGAARST